The Brassica oleracea var. oleracea cultivar TO1000 chromosome C7, BOL, whole genome shotgun sequence sequence CTAGATGTCAACAATGCTTTCTTGCAAGGGACACTAACGGAAGAGGTTTATATGGATCAACCACCAGGCTTTGTCGACTCTGACAAACCTGACTATGTGTGCAGACTTCACAAAGCCGTTTACGGGCTGAAACAGGCCCCCAGGGCCTGGTACACAGAGCTCCGCACGTTTTTACTTGGACTCAGCTTCGTCAATTCGCTCGCAGACACATCACTGTTCGTACTGCGCCATGAGAATCAGTTCATCTACCTCCTCATTTACGTCGACGACATACTGATCACAGGCAACACAACCGCAGGCATTGCTCGTGTTCTCAGAATGCTCGCCGTTAGGTTCTCTGTAAAAGATGCAGAACAATTAAACTATTTCCTTGGGATCAAAGCTCATTGCACGTCTCAAGGTCTGCATCTCTCTCAGCGGAAATACATCATGGATCTTCTTCACAGGTATGACATGACAAACACTAAACCGGTAACAACTCCCATGGCGTCCTCCCCAAAACTCCATCTCCACTCAGGCACTCCTCTTGTTGATGCCACCAAATATCGCCGCCTTATTGGGAGTCTACAATACCTTCAGTTTACTCGGCTAGACATTGCCTATGCTGTTAATAAGCTCTCTCAGTTCATGCACATGCCTACTGAGGACCATTGGAAAGTGGCCAAGAGAATCCTAAGGTATCTAGCCGGCACACCAACGCATGGAGTTTTCTTCTCCGCATCAAACAAGCTGGTGCTTCACGCCTACTCAGATACGGACTGGGGCGGTGACAGTGATGACTACATATCTACAAACGCCTATGTCATTTACCTCGGCCAACATCCTATCTCCTGGACATCCAAGAAACAGAATGGCGTTGCGAGGTCCTCAACTGAAGCTGAGTACAGAGCGGTTGCCAACAAAGCCTCTGAACTTGACTGGATCTGCAATGTACTCTCAGAACTTGGCATCACCTTATCTTCACCACCACTGGTCTTCTGTGATAATGTTGGTGCCACATTTCTATGTGCAAACTCAGTAATCCACTCTCGCATGAAGCATATCACCATAGACTATCACTTCGTTCGCAATCAAGTTCAGCTGAGGGGCTCTCAAAGTCGCACACGTCAACACTCGAGATCAACTTGCAGACGCCCTTACCAAACCGTTAACTCGAGCCAAATTCATAGATCTGCGCAACAAGATTGGAGTGAGACCTCCCTCTCCATCTTGAGGGGGCGTGTAAGCAGATACGATAGAGATCCTACATTTACTCTATGCAATATACTCTCCCCTGTTTTAGAAAGTAGTTGTTAATATGTAACTTAGTCTCCAAGTCTCGAGTCTGTATATAAGCGTATGTCTATTCACGTTAATAAGATATGTGAAATATATTCCTAACAGTAAATGGTGACATCAAAGAACCTTTGTCTTATGGATCATACTCGATTGGTCTTGTCCATCTCAAGTTTCTCAAGGATCGCTGGTTTTCCAGTATCTGACTACTTATGAAAAGATGACCTAGCTCTTCGTTTTACATTTTATTCATGATTGTAAACCTATATTTCAAATTTAGTCTGGATTAGTCTATCTTAGCTCTAAATGTTTTTTTAACCTTTAATCTATCAAGCCCTATACCGAATCGAAAATTTCTACCAATCTAAATGATCATGCAAAAACAACCTGACAGATCACAACAATCATGTGAAAAAGGGGTCATAACATTCTTACCCATCCACAGGTTTATATGTTCACTAGTTATAATTAGGGGTCATAACATCATCTTGAATATATATTTCCATGGAAGATTGTGCTTTACGGAATTTTAGACAATTCTTGCATTCTTCTTGGTTTTCTTTTGGACTTGGAGTTGTACTAATGCTTCATTGACCTCATGTAACTTGTTGTCTGTTAGGATCGACCAAGCAAGGTCAAATAGTCTGATCGGTAGAACTGGTCGAGAACTCTTCTTGTACTTTGATTATGCTTATGTTAATGAATCTTTGCTTTTTATTGCGCCATAGCTCTTTAAAATATGTTTAGTACTCCATCATTTAGATCTTTGTTTTATTGTTACCTAGAGTTTCATCCGCGTTGTGTACAGAATATTTAAAAAGTGTAACTGAAAAATATCAAAGGGTTTTAGAAACTTATTAAATTTTATATCATTTATTATGTTATTTGGCAATTCTATGTAAATAGACAATTTTCAAGTTTTGGTCACAACAATAGACCACAAGGAAGAAAATAACCAAAATATTTCATTTAATAGATAAAATGACACTAATACCTTAGATATATATAAAAAAAAAAAAAAATTAATAATAATAATTTTTTTTTTAGTTTTAGATTATATGTTTTCAAATTCAAACTTATTTATAAATTTTTTTTTTGAATTTTTATTTTAATTTTTATTTTCAAATTTTCTTTTTGTAATTCGAATATACTTTTTGAAACTATTTTAAAAATTTTTATTTTCAAAATTTTAATATTTATTTTCTATTTTATAAAATTTTAAAACTCAAATCTAAATCTCTACCCCTTAACTCTAAACCCTAAGAACAACACTATCGCAGTCCAAGTACCGCGTCCTTAACATTATTGGGCCCAAAAAAAATCAAAAAGACCGAATTATATTTGGGACGTCCCTTAGTTAAGATGTGTTGGTGGTCGTCCTTAGGAGGCACGTGTCAGGCTGGGAATGGCGGATGATTTTTAGGGCAAAATCGAATTGAGTCCGTCTTTCAGTTTGTGTGTGTCGGTTATCTCGCGAGGGCGATTGAGAAGGCGATTGACAGTTATTAACGGGATAGCTCCGCAAGTAAACTTTTGTGTCAACGGAAGGGAGTACAATTTGGCTTACTATCTGACGGATGGTATTTATCCAAAATAGACGACTTTTATTCAATCTATCCGACTACCACAAGGTCCGAAAAATTCTTTATTTGCTAAAACCCAAGAATCCGCTCGAAAAGATATTGAGCGCGCCTTTGGGGTCCTGCAAGCTAGGTTCGTCGTTGTTATAAATTTTTCTAATTTATGGGATATAAACAAAATATCAAATATTATGAGAACATGTCTCATACTCCATAATATGATTGTCCAAGATGAACGAGATCCACACACTCTTGGGGAATTTCAAGATGAGGATCTTACATTTGCTGTTAAAAAGTCTACAAAACACGGCAATACAATTGGTCGTCGCAAATAAGTTCGGGATACACAAATCCATCAACAATTAAAAGAAGATTTGATTGAAAATATATGGGGAAAATTTGGACATCTTCCAAATTATATAGAATGTTTAAGTTTCTATGAATTCAATAAAATGTTTATTTGCTTTTATTTATAATGTTTGTAATTTTTTTTTGGCACCCTTGTAATTTTCTTGTGTTTGTGTTTTCTATTTAAATGTTAAATGTTTTATTTAAAACTTATCCTTTATATGTCATTACTTATAAAAATAAATAATTAATTTACTAAGAGACCACTAAAAGTCCTAGCAATAATCTACACTTTTGAGATTGTCTTTAGCCTTTGTCTCTTAACATCACAATAACATTAAAATAAGCTAAAGACACACAATTTGGTCCTAGCAATAATGATGCTCTAAAGTTTATATTAGTTAATCCTAAAGGTATAAATGTATATTTACCTATTTAATGAAACATTTTGGTCATTTTGATTCTTAGAATCTATATTTGTGATAGAAACTTTTTTAGTGCTATCCTAGGGTATTTTCCTATGTTATTTATGTACTTAATTTTTTGTTTCAATTATTTTAATAAATTTCTATATAATAAATTTGATTATCCTCTAGACTATATTTGCGAAGTGATTTTGCAACATGTCCCCTGTACAATCATTTTTACAAAAACAATGATGACATTGGCTAACAAAATTGATGACATGGCTTATAGTTAATATGACATGAACAATCACATTTATTACTGACTTATATTTTTGATAAACTTTATAGAATACGACAATAACTAATACATTACATTTAATGTTGATTTATATTTTTGTTAAACTTCTTAAAATATGGTAATAATTCATAAATCATCACTAAAATAAATATTTTGAAATATGCATTATAAATTTCGAAATACATTATTTAATTGTATTTTTATAATTATACAATTTTTATTACTAATATTTTCAAAATTTTCTACATCTTTTTTAAAATATTAATAAATTGTTAATCGTAATTTCATTAGTTTCTTTTAGATATCTACAAATTTTATAAATATTATTTAGTTATAATTTTTAATAACTATACAATATTTATATGATTTTTTAGTAATTTTATACAAGTTGATTTAATACATTTAACCAAAATAAATAGATAAAATTTTATCTAAGATTCGAATTTTAAATATATTATATATATTATTAAATGTAATTTAAAATAAACAAAATTATTTTTTTGCTTATTTTATGCTTAAATAATCAATTTTATATTAAATATTAGTCAAAAATAATAAAATATATAATATTAATAAATTTCATTTTAAATATAATTTAACTTTTAAAAAATTTATCACTGCACATGGTGGAGGAAAACACCTAGTTTAATAATACATAAATGTGTTAACAATCCATATTTTTGTGTATTTATTTAAAATATAACCTAAAGCTCATGTCCCACTTGCTCTTTGTCTTCTGCACTTCAGCATGATTGGCATCCATACTGTCATAACATGTCATCAACAAAATATTAAAAACTGTCTCCCAATCTTGGAGTTTTAAGGATGATCATTCTAATTGTCTCTCAGTTTGTTTGTACTAACTGTATACGCGAACCGCAACCCACTCGTTCACAATCCTCACCCAAGTACTCGTCCATCCCACGTCAGTCATCCACCTGAACCAAAAGAAAGTTAGTATACGTAGAAGTCTCAAGCCTGTACTGACGCTAGTATGAATAAGAATGTTGAAAAAAATCTGCTTTGTCATGGGGTGATGAGTGTTCCAACCGATGAGTTGCATAGCGAAGTACATTGCTCCTGTCGCAAACACAAAATGGAATAATCCATATCCATATGGAACACCATCTTCCTCCTCTCCTTCACTACACACATCTTTCTTGAATCGGAAACATTGCGAGTCTATTCCTGTCGAAAATGTGGCAATCGCCATTGCCAATAACGCAACCACAAAGCTCTGCACAACTCAAAAAAATCAGCTTATTACTAATTTGGATGAAACAAAGTGTTGGGAGGTTGAAAGAAGTTACAATGATTGTGATAAGACTCTAAGATGGAAAAAAGGATCTTATTTCTTATCGTACGAACCGTAACAATACCAAGACGAGAAGGCTATGAACCCTAACGCCAACCAAGGTCCTTCAAATCCAGAGAGAAACCTCTCTGAACTTGCCTCAAGTGCAGAGACACTCCTCTGATTTGCATAAAGATCCCAATTACAAGATGATCTAGCCGTAAAGGTCAAGAGGTCTATTTATAATATCTCTTAACAGTCTCTTCTTTCTTCAGTTGCCAGCTCAGCTTCATTCAAAGAGTCTTCTTGTGCCAGCTCAGCTTCTGTACTCATCAGATTGTAAGCCAGTCCGTTCTGTTTGAAGCTGCTGCTTTTCTGTTGCAGTTTTCTCCCACTGGTTCACTGCACAACATTATGTAGGGGCAAACCAAATTACTACTAAAGTTCTTTGCAATAAAGAATGACTATATAGTATAGCTTTACTAGTTGAAGTGTCTTATAAACTTGTATGCCTTTTAGGGTGTTAGATGCAGATTTCGAATTAGAAGTGGACAGGACCATGTAATTTACAGTGTTCACAAGTTCTATTTAATCTGGTTAATTAACACTGGAAAATGAATTTTAAACCATAACATACCTTTGAATGGCGCACCAGCAGATAAACACAACATAGAGTCCTATAAGAGCCGGAGTCAAGTATCCAGCATTGACCTGTTTGTGTTGGCAACAACGACAACCAAATATTTATAACTTCAAACATCCAAAATCACACACATACACACACACACATGACACAACTATCAAGACTTACTTTAGGATGGAGAGCGATGCATGTCATGAGCTGGATGAGGAACAATGTCCAAGTTATGAAGAATATATTGGGAAGACAGGAAGAATCGGGTGCGTACCATATGTACATAAAAATCACCCCAACTATACACACTGTGTATGAAGTTGTTGCTAGTAGCATCACACGGACATGGCTACAAACATAATATAAAGAGTGTGCTTGATTAGTAATAAACTGAAGAAGAAGAAGAAAAAACTAAATACTTTGTGTAAATCAAAACTAACCATCTTTCTGCATCTTTTTGGGACTGATAGTACTCGTTGAGCCATGAAATCAAACTAATGACACTAATTAGCTGTATGAGTAGAAATACCCTATAGAGAAACAACGTACAATAAGATTGTAGACTTTCACATCATTATGAAAATTGTGAAAATTAGACAAATCAGTCTCTTACCCTGCCCCAAAATGGGCAAGCTCTCCTGAAAATCAAACCAAAGAAAACAAACATGTTTTTAATTACTCGTAAATCAAATCAGAGAGAGAACTAGAAGAGGAATCTTGCTCCTCAAGCCTTACCGTAAAGGAGAATAATGGTAGAAGGAAGCAAGAAAGGAATGATGGTTAAAGCAGGCCACATGATAAGCTTAGAAGATCACCATCCAGAATGCCATTTATCTCTTGATGAATGCGTTTTTAACGTGCCAAGTGTTGATAGAAACATTACGTGTTGAGGATTCATCCTGTAATCTTGTCTTAACTCAATAATTATCTCAAGCCTAAAAGAATCTAATCAATCACAAAATCAAGCAAGAAATAAATAAAGAACACACGAGAGTTTGTTCTGTTCACCGCACTTCTCTAAAGTGGAGAAGCCGCTATACATCACCGAGGAGAGAATCATCTCTCAACCATCCACTATAATCAATGTGATTACATAGTACATCACCTCACCGGAGGCTCACTCGTCTTCTTTCTCTCTCGATTACACCTAATCCGAGTTACAAGATTGAGGAAGAAGATTAAGCTTTGAGCTTAGATAAACCGAAAATCACATCTCTCTCTAGCTCACTCCCACCAAGCCAAGCGCTCTCACTCTTTCATCTCATTTCGAGCTCTCTAGCTCTCTTCTGATTCTGTTTCTGTAACGGACTCTTCGTCG is a genomic window containing:
- the LOC106304729 gene encoding probable serine incorporator, yielding MWPALTIIPFLLPSTIILLYGELAHFGAGVFLLIQLISVISLISWLNEYYQSQKDAERCHVRVMLLATTSYTVCIVGVIFMYIWYAPDSSCLPNIFFITWTLFLIQLMTCIALHPKVNAGYLTPALIGLYVVFICWCAIQSEPVGENCNRKAAASNRTDWLTI